In Lemur catta isolate mLemCat1 chromosome 1, mLemCat1.pri, whole genome shotgun sequence, one DNA window encodes the following:
- the LOC123650608 gene encoding keratin-associated protein 13-1-like produces the protein MSYNCCSGNFSSRSFGGYLRHPSSSCGSSFPSNLVYSTNLCSPRTCQLGSSLYSGCQKTCCEPTTRIRTSYVVSSPCQTSCYRPRTSLLCRPCQATYSPSLGFGSSSCRSLGYGSRSCHSLGCRSSGFRPLSYRGCGFSSLGCRYGFSRPTYLASRSCQSSCYRPTCGSGFYRSTY, from the coding sequence ATGTCCTACAACTGCTGCTCTGGAAACTTCTCCTCCCGCTCCTTTGGGGGCTACCTGCGCCACCCAAGCTCCTCCTGTGGCTCTTCCTTCCCCAGCAACCTGGTCTACAGCACTAACCTCTGCTCCCCCAGAACCTGCCAGCTGGGCTCCTCTCTCTACAGTGGCTGTCAGAAGACTTGCTGTGAGCCCACCACCAGGATCCGGACATCCTATGTGGTGTCCAGTCCCTGCCAGACGTCCTGCTACCGCCCGAGGACCTCCTTGCTCTGCAGACCCTGCCAAGCAACTTATTCTCCATCTCTAGGCTTTGGGTCCAGCAGTTGCCGCTCCCTGGGCTATGGATCAAGGAGCTGCCACTCCCTGGGCTGTAGATCCAGTGGCTTCAGACCCCTGAGTTATAGAGGCTGTGGCTTCTCTTCCTTAGGTTGCAGATATGGATTCAGTCGCCCAACCTACTTGGCATCTAGGAGCTGCCAGTCTTCTTGTTACAGACCAACTTGTGGATCTGGCTTCTACAGATCAACTTATTAa